GCACCCATGCCGACCATCCAAAACGCATCACGGAAGGTTCCAGCCATCAGCGTGAAGTGCAATGTGGACGGACCTACACTGACCACCCTGTCCAAGCTGTATATCGAGGAAGGAAAACGTGGTGGCACGTGGCGTGAGGTCAGCACACACGAAGTTGAACGTGCATTACGAGATTTGTTCGAACTGATGGGCGATATGCCTGTATTTGAGTTCGATGTGCATCAGGCCCGACTGTTGAAGGATCGTCTGAGCCGTTGCCCCCAATACTTCGCTCTGCTACCCCAGTTTAAGGGCAAGACGTTAACTCAAGTGATTGACTCTGGTGGCAAGTACAAAAGCATCACCGCCGTGACCGTGAACAACCGTCTACGTAAACTCTCGGCATTCATGAATTGGTGCAAATCCAATGGTTACATTACCGACAACCCCTTGTTGGGACTCAAGATGATGACGGGGTCGGCGAAAGATGCACGACTGTCGTTTGATCAACGCGACCTGAGCATCCTTCTCGACTTAAATGCACTCAAGGAAGAATCACGTAAGCATCCATGGAGGTTTTGGCTCCCATTGCTTGGTAGGTTCACCGGCGCCCGACTGGAAGAACTTTGCCAGTTGCACGTTACCGACTTCGTCACGCTGCAAGGATTCGAGTGCATCCGGATTGACGATGGTCACCACGCCCAAAACCTGAAGAACAGTAGCAGTCGCCGAACTCTCCCAATCCATCCAACGTTGATTCAGCTTGGACTGCTTGATCACCTGAATAATCAGCGTATTCAGGGCTCTGATCGTTTATTCCCAGAACTGGAGCCTGTTCGCGGAAAGCTAGGCCACGCGCCGTCGAAGTGGTTTAGTCGATATAGGATTAAAATGGGCGTCACCGACCCAAAGAAAACCTTTCACAGCTTCCGCCACACAATGATCGATGATCTTAGGGATGCCGGAGTACAAGACTCCTTGATCAAGCGCATTGCTGGGCATGAAGACAGCAGTATTACCTTTCGCGTTTATGGAAGCAGGATACCGATAAAAGCAATGCTAAAAGCCCTGACCTACATACGGTGATGAACGCCGCGTGAAAACCACGGTAATCTGACTGAATATCGTCCTAGGACTCTTACCACGCTTCACCCAATGCACTTCGCTAGGGGTGAAGCAACTCCACAGATTAATTTCATAAAATCATCAAAAGCAACCAATTAACCAAACTAGCACACCACCTGGCCGTTTACATCATTTACCAGATCATTTACATCAAACAAAAAC
The genomic region above belongs to Pseudomonas azotoformans and contains:
- a CDS encoding site-specific integrase — translated: MAYIIRRGAFYYLNLRLPKHLFLRCHTLRLSLNIRDRQSALLLAAFLAQRVHKHLSEHPLDGFQTLRRLCSEWRDSAPMPTIQNASRKVPAISVKCNVDGPTLTTLSKLYIEEGKRGGTWREVSTHEVERALRDLFELMGDMPVFEFDVHQARLLKDRLSRCPQYFALLPQFKGKTLTQVIDSGGKYKSITAVTVNNRLRKLSAFMNWCKSNGYITDNPLLGLKMMTGSAKDARLSFDQRDLSILLDLNALKEESRKHPWRFWLPLLGRFTGARLEELCQLHVTDFVTLQGFECIRIDDGHHAQNLKNSSSRRTLPIHPTLIQLGLLDHLNNQRIQGSDRLFPELEPVRGKLGHAPSKWFSRYRIKMGVTDPKKTFHSFRHTMIDDLRDAGVQDSLIKRIAGHEDSSITFRVYGSRIPIKAMLKALTYIR